Proteins found in one Blastocatellia bacterium genomic segment:
- the ilvN gene encoding acetolactate synthase small subunit, which translates to MRHTLSILVENRFGELSRIVGMFSARGYNIESLTVAETLDGNISRMTLVTRGDDETIEQITRQLDKQVRVLRAVDMNGVRHIEREMALINVGARAGAERQEVLSLVGIFRAKVVDVSDEGMIVEATGDWNKVSAMIDLLKPFGIREIVRTGTVAIARLAEQTLDEEVAAMIAAAEA; encoded by the coding sequence ATGAGACACACGCTTTCCATTTTAGTCGAGAATCGCTTCGGCGAGCTGTCGCGCATCGTCGGCATGTTCAGCGCCCGCGGCTACAACATCGAGAGCCTGACGGTCGCCGAGACGCTCGACGGCAACATCTCGCGCATGACGCTGGTGACGCGCGGTGATGACGAGACGATTGAACAGATCACGCGCCAGCTCGATAAGCAGGTGCGCGTGCTGCGCGCCGTTGACATGAACGGCGTGCGCCACATCGAGCGCGAGATGGCGCTAATCAATGTCGGCGCGCGCGCCGGCGCCGAGCGCCAGGAGGTCTTGAGTCTGGTCGGCATCTTCCGCGCCAAGGTCGTTGATGTCAGCGACGAAGGCATGATCGTTGAGGCGACCGGCGATTGGAACAAAGTCAGCGCCATGATCGATCTGCTCAAGCCGTTCGGCATCCGCGAGATCGTTCGCACCGGCACGGTCGCCATCGCCCGGTTGGCCGAGCAGACCTTAGACGAAGAGGTTGCCGCGATGATCGCGGCAGCAGAAGCATAA